In Rhizobium lusitanum, a genomic segment contains:
- a CDS encoding ABC transporter permease, with protein MQNDQLTSASERGPSGPRSRWTLPSWISTTALLLPTYGWLTLAVFLPLLTMFVFSFMSATPMGKAPIVFTLKQYRAFIDQPYLVGIGITSLLIGFWTTLFCAVLGFLAAVALVRSTFGKTREMLLILVLLPFWTNGLVRVFSWTMVLRENGFLDNLLHMIAPDAGSIGFLYTRYAIVVGLVHGYLPYMILTCYIALVAIDDAIIEAASSLGARWWTILFKILVPLAAPGLISGSVLIFIPVIGSFMEPRILGGRVGVTMGTVIEDQFTQAFNWPLGASLSFTLLAVVLAIFATFSGVLRRGTAA; from the coding sequence ATGCAGAATGATCAACTGACATCGGCGTCAGAGCGCGGACCTTCGGGTCCGCGCAGCCGGTGGACGCTTCCGTCATGGATTTCGACGACTGCTCTGCTGCTTCCGACGTACGGGTGGTTGACGCTTGCAGTGTTCCTGCCGCTGCTGACCATGTTCGTGTTCAGCTTCATGTCGGCAACCCCGATGGGCAAAGCCCCTATCGTCTTTACGCTGAAACAGTACCGCGCCTTCATCGATCAACCCTATCTGGTCGGTATCGGTATCACGTCGCTGCTGATTGGCTTCTGGACAACGCTGTTTTGCGCCGTACTCGGCTTTCTCGCCGCCGTCGCGCTGGTCCGCTCAACCTTCGGCAAGACGCGTGAAATGCTGCTGATCCTGGTCCTTTTGCCCTTCTGGACCAACGGTCTTGTGCGCGTCTTTTCCTGGACGATGGTGCTCAGGGAAAACGGCTTCCTCGACAACCTGCTGCATATGATTGCGCCCGACGCCGGATCGATCGGCTTTCTCTACACGCGCTATGCCATCGTGGTCGGTCTTGTTCACGGCTATCTGCCGTACATGATCCTGACCTGTTATATCGCCCTGGTGGCTATCGACGACGCGATCATAGAGGCTGCATCGAGCCTCGGCGCGCGGTGGTGGACCATTCTGTTCAAGATTTTGGTGCCGCTCGCGGCTCCCGGCCTGATTTCCGGGTCCGTCCTGATCTTCATCCCTGTCATTGGTTCGTTCATGGAGCCGCGCATCCTGGGTGGTCGTGTCGGCGTCACCATGGGAACGGTGATCGAGGACCAGTTCACGCAGGCCTTCAACTGGCCGCTGGGTGCATCGTTGTCCTTTACGCTGCTCGCCGTCGTACTCGCTATTTTCGCAACCTTCTCCGGCGTGCTGCGCCGTGGCACGGCAGCTTGA
- a CDS encoding ABC transporter substrate-binding protein has protein sequence MTELTRRNTMKLMSAALAAGVSFSILPRKAFSAGSITVLNWQGYGTDEAWSIKAFTEKTGIAVVHDYYSSESEMLTKLRTNPGAYDLVVLNAARCAQAASEDLLQPIDFSKVPNAATVDEALRSNPNFSKDGKGFAVPWVWGMTSLAIREGMPVPDSYAVLADPAYKGRVAMDDDPIINIGVGALMSGQDINDPKDLAAVKTALKSIKPNVKLLWSTEDQWNKSFAAKEFDLSLFWSGGSVRSKRNSKLPVQFVVPKEGGIGWVDGLGIPASAPNAEGALAFANWMIDPVFYVEWATKVGAPASSNSAALAALPADDLSRQVHKPEYLKTMGIMSALPDDRREAFNNAWQEVKAFYAE, from the coding sequence ATGACTGAACTCACCAGACGCAACACGATGAAGTTGATGTCCGCAGCGCTTGCCGCTGGCGTCAGCTTCTCCATCCTGCCGCGCAAGGCATTTTCCGCTGGCTCCATCACGGTGCTGAACTGGCAGGGCTATGGCACGGATGAAGCGTGGTCCATCAAGGCTTTCACCGAGAAGACCGGCATTGCAGTCGTTCACGACTACTATAGCTCCGAATCGGAAATGCTGACCAAGCTGCGCACCAATCCCGGCGCCTACGACCTCGTTGTTCTCAACGCCGCGCGTTGCGCCCAGGCCGCTTCCGAGGACCTGCTTCAGCCGATCGATTTCAGCAAGGTTCCGAACGCTGCAACCGTCGATGAAGCCCTGCGTTCCAATCCGAACTTCAGCAAGGACGGCAAGGGTTTTGCAGTGCCGTGGGTTTGGGGCATGACCTCACTGGCGATCCGCGAAGGCATGCCGGTTCCAGACAGCTACGCCGTTCTGGCTGATCCCGCCTACAAGGGCCGCGTTGCCATGGACGACGATCCCATCATCAACATCGGCGTCGGCGCGCTGATGAGCGGCCAGGACATCAACGATCCTAAGGATCTCGCCGCTGTAAAGACTGCGCTGAAGTCGATCAAGCCGAACGTCAAGCTGTTGTGGTCCACGGAAGATCAGTGGAACAAGTCGTTCGCCGCCAAGGAATTCGATCTGTCGCTCTTCTGGTCTGGCGGTTCGGTGCGCTCCAAGCGCAATTCGAAGCTTCCGGTTCAGTTCGTCGTTCCCAAGGAAGGCGGCATCGGTTGGGTCGACGGTCTCGGTATCCCGGCATCGGCTCCGAATGCAGAAGGCGCCCTTGCTTTCGCCAACTGGATGATCGATCCGGTATTCTACGTCGAATGGGCAACGAAAGTGGGTGCACCGGCTTCGTCGAACTCGGCCGCTCTTGCTGCGCTGCCGGCCGACGATCTCAGCCGCCAGGTGCACAAGCCTGAATATCTGAAGACGATGGGCATCATGTCGGCTCTGCCGGACGATCGCCGCGAAGCCTTCAACAATGCGTGGCAGGAAGTGAAAGCCTTCTATGCAGAATGA
- a CDS encoding ABC transporter substrate-binding protein: protein MKRTFKRLSFAAAIVLANLCQGQPAAADQAMAVDVVHFWVSRSEAAALDVFRQAWIAGGNQWADMPTKNKVEVQRVVSERIANGYAPAVMQWNANEGSRELPEMGIVRDIDQVAQADHWRDVLPATVLDRISYKGKIYFAPTNIHAENWFWTSPAVFHEVGLSPPQTWDEIFAAADKIKANGRLPIALGGGRWEASLIFNDIMYYKLGAEGYARVISGDPEMVADPRMIEALAMLRRLSQYAEPAAVRANKTWADAAAAVGRGEAGMQFMGDWVKGELVARGYTVDKDFGCSLVPGTAIAYFMVIDAFAFPLTNREGAAEAQQAFARMVLDRDNQVAFSRIKGSLPVRTDVDPGSLDRCGQLGLQMIAEKKSVVSAQSMAMPTQMSEGWIGILGDFFNDSNMSPQTAQQRLHEVVMQR, encoded by the coding sequence ATGAAGCGTACGTTCAAACGGTTAAGTTTTGCAGCAGCCATCGTGCTTGCGAACCTGTGCCAAGGTCAGCCGGCGGCTGCCGATCAAGCGATGGCGGTTGACGTCGTGCATTTTTGGGTCTCGCGGAGTGAGGCGGCGGCGCTCGACGTCTTCAGGCAGGCATGGATCGCGGGCGGCAACCAATGGGCCGATATGCCGACCAAGAACAAGGTGGAAGTCCAGAGGGTCGTGAGCGAGCGTATCGCAAATGGCTACGCGCCAGCGGTTATGCAGTGGAACGCCAATGAGGGCTCACGCGAACTTCCGGAAATGGGGATTGTGCGGGACATCGACCAGGTGGCTCAGGCAGACCATTGGCGCGACGTTCTCCCCGCCACTGTGCTCGACCGCATCAGCTACAAGGGCAAGATCTATTTTGCACCGACCAATATCCATGCGGAAAACTGGTTTTGGACAAGTCCGGCTGTCTTCCATGAGGTCGGTCTATCGCCACCACAAACCTGGGACGAGATTTTTGCGGCCGCCGACAAGATCAAGGCGAATGGTCGCCTGCCTATTGCTCTCGGTGGAGGTCGCTGGGAGGCGTCGCTGATTTTCAACGACATCATGTATTATAAGCTGGGTGCGGAGGGGTATGCCCGGGTCATCAGTGGTGACCCGGAGATGGTTGCCGATCCCCGGATGATCGAGGCGCTGGCGATGTTGCGCCGTCTGTCTCAATATGCCGAGCCTGCGGCAGTGCGAGCGAACAAGACATGGGCAGACGCCGCTGCGGCTGTTGGGCGGGGCGAGGCCGGCATGCAGTTCATGGGAGACTGGGTCAAGGGCGAGCTCGTGGCCCGCGGCTACACGGTCGACAAGGATTTCGGTTGTAGTCTGGTGCCAGGCACCGCGATCGCTTACTTCATGGTGATCGACGCTTTCGCCTTTCCGTTGACCAACCGCGAAGGAGCCGCAGAGGCACAGCAGGCTTTTGCGCGCATGGTACTGGATCGAGACAATCAGGTCGCCTTCAGTCGCATTAAGGGTTCCCTCCCGGTACGCACCGACGTTGATCCAGGCAGCCTCGATCGCTGCGGCCAGCTTGGTCTGCAGATGATCGCTGAGAAGAAGAGCGTGGTCAGCGCTCAGTCCATGGCGATGCCCACGCAAATGTCGGAGGGTTGGATCGGTATCCTTGGCGATTTCTTCAACGATTCGAATATGTCCCCGCAAACAGCGCAACAGCGACTTCATGAGGTTGTTATGCAACGTTAA
- a CDS encoding chemotaxis protein CheW: MSALHQNTQRSGETLEIIAFRLNDQEFCVKTTSIREIRGWAVATPIPHAPADVVGVMNLRGAVIPIIDLALKLGMKSIAPTERSAIVVAEINGAAMGLVVDSVSDILTIDAALLQPVPNMNVPGGTGYSDGIIAQHDSMICFLNLERMFGQDGEGDLAA, encoded by the coding sequence ATGAGCGCGCTTCATCAAAATACCCAACGTAGCGGCGAGACGCTGGAGATCATCGCCTTTCGGCTCAACGACCAGGAATTCTGCGTCAAGACCACATCCATCCGTGAGATTCGCGGATGGGCTGTTGCAACGCCGATACCCCACGCACCGGCTGATGTCGTCGGTGTGATGAACCTGCGCGGTGCCGTGATCCCGATCATCGACCTTGCCTTGAAACTCGGCATGAAAAGCATCGCGCCAACAGAACGCAGCGCTATCGTCGTCGCCGAGATCAATGGCGCGGCGATGGGGCTCGTTGTCGACAGCGTTTCTGACATTCTGACGATTGATGCAGCGCTGCTCCAACCGGTACCCAATATGAACGTGCCCGGCGGCACCGGCTATTCCGACGGCATCATCGCCCAGCACGACAGCATGATCTGTTTTCTGAACCTCGAACGCATGTTCGGGCAGGACGGTGAGGGAGATCTGGCCGCTTAG
- a CDS encoding ABC transporter permease, whose amino-acid sequence MKPLGRIYLVAILIFLYTPILVMMAMGFNASPLYELPFSFSLQWYQALWSNTVLLTAGLNSIIIATITAVLATTLGTMASVALSRRTFRGKSLLQLMLLPPIAIPWLITGTAMLIFFYWSGIGRGMHALLIGHVALAIPYVVLVVGTGFRTIRSDLEEAAMSLGSTPVHAFFSVTLPLLYPSILGAALFAFAVSLDQFVISYFLATPGYTTLPVQIYSSIRKGFTPEINAISTVLLLGSMTIILIFARFAKPGDTRDKR is encoded by the coding sequence ATGAAACCGCTTGGACGTATCTATCTCGTCGCTATTTTGATCTTCCTCTACACGCCCATTCTCGTGATGATGGCGATGGGGTTCAACGCATCGCCGCTCTACGAACTGCCGTTCAGCTTTTCGCTGCAGTGGTATCAGGCGCTGTGGAGCAACACTGTGCTTCTGACCGCCGGCCTGAACAGCATCATCATTGCCACGATCACGGCTGTGCTGGCGACGACGCTCGGAACCATGGCCTCGGTGGCGCTGTCGCGCAGGACATTCCGCGGCAAGAGCCTGCTGCAACTGATGCTGCTGCCGCCTATCGCCATCCCATGGCTGATCACCGGCACGGCAATGCTGATCTTCTTCTACTGGAGCGGCATCGGGCGCGGCATGCACGCCTTGCTGATCGGACACGTCGCACTCGCCATCCCCTACGTGGTTCTAGTGGTCGGCACTGGTTTCCGGACCATTCGTTCCGATCTGGAAGAAGCAGCGATGAGCCTTGGCTCTACGCCAGTGCACGCCTTCTTCTCGGTGACGCTGCCGCTGCTCTATCCGAGTATTCTGGGCGCTGCGCTGTTCGCCTTCGCGGTATCGCTCGACCAGTTCGTGATTTCCTACTTTCTCGCAACGCCCGGCTACACCACGCTGCCGGTGCAGATCTACTCCTCGATCCGCAAGGGCTTCACCCCCGAAATCAATGCAATCTCGACCGTGCTTCTGCTCGGCTCGATGACGATCATCCTGATTTTCGCGCGCTTCGCCAAGCCCGGAGACACCCGTGACAAACGTTAA
- a CDS encoding MGH1-like glycoside hydrolase domain-containing protein, with translation MPQHSTIPLMRAWNSWSNRPAEMVFLPLGVRITPILYSTRSKTTSAIEPRRDTVRLGRHTIDGSLIELETDHSGTTVAFSTTKTDPFAVRGSWDGKVSAEWGLRFWLTLAISSDGGEIAIHDAGRNVTLVKIGTRFVAVATAEAPVHVTGHDTIEALRADFEENGYFYTATRKNEAPVIALRFNLEMMRRGAYAAGVADSAELAIAKAQACLAAGAPADISDAQTGLFEGSLDAMRDVVAWNTIWDETNARPYTAVTRIWNLGKFAVWFNDQIFAALLAGVFDADLARENMATAMASATPQGNIACIVTSNDAWVDRTQLPFGALVVWQLYQRTGERSMIQASYDALVRNRRWWQENRDPDGFGLLSCGTSDVGEGLYKGTAFAARNETGMDNSATHDEAVYDPVTRTLSTFDLGLNCAAALDAEMLSKMAAVIGKHDDAREFAALAERSRTLISETLWDESRGIFANRQRRGGFVRSLSPTSFYPLLCGAATPAQAARLLEHLSDASTFGGDCVLPNATRDDPAFADNVYWRGRIWPNVNYMVWLGLRRYGFIAEASKLASQSYDLFMKSWRQDRIASENYNAVTGEAMDQGDTDPFYIWAAMLPLMATGESVEFDPWTGWTVRNIGQDIVLGPMVSPSGALRLSVEAGNLVMTLNERTTLKTDLRTTLSRITIAEGRFACTIAPTSESGHIELPGVNIQSIFVVRLDGESVGFVASQEGIRITVAESARDRQLEVSFSPCDPLPMQGIA, from the coding sequence ATGCCACAACATTCGACGATCCCCTTGATGCGTGCCTGGAACAGCTGGTCCAACAGACCGGCGGAAATGGTTTTCCTGCCGCTCGGCGTTCGGATCACGCCGATCCTGTATTCTACCCGCAGCAAGACGACCTCCGCGATCGAGCCACGCCGCGATACCGTTCGGCTGGGACGTCACACGATCGACGGCTCGTTGATCGAGCTGGAGACAGATCACAGCGGCACGACCGTGGCTTTTTCGACGACGAAGACCGATCCCTTTGCCGTTCGCGGCAGTTGGGACGGCAAGGTGTCGGCCGAATGGGGGCTGCGCTTCTGGCTGACGCTTGCGATCTCTTCCGATGGCGGTGAGATCGCTATCCACGATGCAGGGAGAAACGTCACCCTCGTGAAGATTGGCACCCGGTTTGTGGCGGTCGCGACCGCTGAGGCACCGGTGCATGTAACCGGGCATGACACGATCGAAGCCTTGCGCGCGGATTTCGAGGAGAATGGCTACTTTTATACCGCCACCCGCAAAAACGAGGCACCGGTCATCGCCTTGCGCTTCAACCTCGAAATGATGCGCAGGGGCGCCTATGCCGCAGGTGTTGCCGACAGTGCGGAGCTTGCCATTGCGAAGGCACAGGCCTGCCTTGCCGCCGGAGCACCCGCCGATATCTCCGATGCGCAGACCGGCTTGTTCGAAGGCTCACTCGACGCGATGCGTGACGTGGTGGCCTGGAACACCATCTGGGACGAAACCAACGCGCGTCCGTACACGGCGGTGACGCGGATCTGGAACCTCGGGAAATTTGCCGTCTGGTTCAACGACCAGATCTTCGCAGCACTTCTCGCTGGCGTGTTCGATGCGGATCTGGCGCGCGAGAACATGGCGACGGCAATGGCGAGTGCTACGCCGCAGGGCAACATTGCCTGCATCGTCACCTCCAACGATGCATGGGTCGATCGCACCCAGCTGCCGTTCGGCGCGCTGGTTGTCTGGCAGCTCTACCAGCGAACCGGCGAACGTTCGATGATCCAGGCGAGCTATGATGCGCTGGTGCGCAATCGGCGTTGGTGGCAGGAAAATCGCGATCCTGACGGCTTTGGTCTGCTCTCCTGTGGCACATCGGATGTTGGCGAAGGACTCTATAAAGGCACAGCCTTTGCGGCTCGCAACGAAACCGGCATGGACAACTCCGCCACCCATGACGAGGCGGTTTACGATCCCGTCACCCGCACTTTGTCGACCTTCGACCTTGGCCTCAACTGTGCAGCGGCGCTTGACGCCGAAATGTTGTCGAAGATGGCCGCCGTGATCGGCAAGCATGACGATGCGCGCGAATTCGCAGCACTGGCCGAGCGCAGCCGCACACTCATCTCAGAAACGTTGTGGGACGAAAGCCGTGGCATCTTCGCCAACCGCCAGCGTCGTGGTGGCTTCGTGCGGTCCCTGTCTCCGACCAGCTTCTATCCACTGCTCTGCGGTGCGGCGACGCCGGCGCAGGCAGCTCGCCTCCTCGAGCATCTGAGCGACGCGAGCACCTTTGGCGGCGACTGCGTGCTTCCGAATGCGACGCGCGACGATCCTGCCTTCGCCGACAATGTCTACTGGCGCGGACGCATCTGGCCGAATGTCAATTACATGGTCTGGCTCGGTCTGCGCCGTTACGGCTTTATTGCGGAAGCGAGCAAGCTTGCCAGCCAGAGCTACGACCTCTTCATGAAGTCCTGGCGGCAGGATCGCATCGCCTCTGAAAACTACAACGCGGTGACCGGCGAGGCCATGGATCAGGGCGATACCGACCCGTTCTATATCTGGGCCGCCATGTTGCCGCTGATGGCGACCGGCGAGAGTGTGGAGTTCGATCCGTGGACGGGCTGGACCGTGCGCAACATCGGGCAGGATATCGTCCTCGGACCGATGGTGTCGCCCTCGGGAGCGCTGCGTCTAAGCGTCGAAGCCGGGAATCTTGTGATGACGCTAAACGAGCGCACGACGCTGAAGACCGATCTGCGGACCACGCTCTCTCGCATCACGATCGCAGAGGGGCGGTTTGCCTGCACTATCGCGCCAACCTCCGAAAGTGGCCACATCGAGCTGCCGGGCGTCAACATTCAGAGCATCTTTGTCGTCCGTCTGGATGGGGAGAGTGTCGGCTTCGTTGCATCGCAGGAAGGTATACGTATCACGGTTGCCGAAAGCGCCCGGGATCGCCAGCTCGAAGTGTCTTTCTCCCCGTGCGACCCTCTGCCGATGCAAGGTATCGCTTGA
- a CDS encoding ABC transporter ATP-binding protein, translating to MTNVKVDSVAKTYGTTPVLADISVEFPEGSFTSLLGPSGSGKTTLLRIIAGFIKPDQGVVTIGSKDVTDIPVWGRNIGMMFQSYALFPHMTIAQNVAFGLERRGIKGAAARKEVDRALEMVRLPGFGERTPKQLSGGQQQRVALARAIVIKPSVLLLDEPLSALDRRLRQEMQVELLRIQRESGLTTIFVTHDQEEALTLSDKVAILDKGRIVQIGEPETVYERPLTRFAAEFLGDSNFLSGTVDNGAVRLGDGAVVRTTGTLPANGSKVTLAVRPEKMSIASGPTDGNSLTARITTVIYAGPVLSYLLETPDGLPLKLFAQNRDGKVLSDGDTITLSWSPEHSVPVAN from the coding sequence GTGACAAACGTTAAAGTCGATTCCGTCGCCAAGACCTATGGCACCACGCCCGTCCTCGCCGACATCAGCGTCGAGTTTCCGGAAGGCTCCTTCACCAGCCTTCTCGGACCGTCGGGTTCCGGCAAGACCACGCTTCTGCGCATCATCGCGGGCTTCATCAAGCCGGATCAGGGCGTGGTTACGATCGGCAGCAAGGATGTGACAGACATTCCAGTCTGGGGCCGGAACATTGGCATGATGTTCCAGTCCTACGCGCTGTTTCCGCATATGACGATCGCCCAGAACGTTGCGTTCGGCCTCGAACGGCGCGGCATCAAGGGTGCGGCAGCCCGCAAGGAAGTCGACCGCGCGCTGGAGATGGTGCGTCTTCCGGGCTTTGGCGAGCGTACGCCCAAGCAGCTTTCCGGCGGCCAGCAGCAGCGCGTGGCGCTGGCGCGCGCCATCGTCATCAAGCCGAGCGTGCTGCTCCTCGACGAGCCGCTGTCTGCGCTCGATCGGCGTCTCCGTCAGGAGATGCAGGTCGAATTGCTGCGCATCCAGCGCGAAAGCGGGCTGACCACGATCTTCGTGACCCACGACCAGGAAGAAGCATTGACGCTGTCCGACAAGGTGGCCATCCTCGACAAGGGCCGTATCGTCCAGATAGGCGAGCCGGAAACGGTGTATGAGCGACCGCTGACGCGCTTTGCGGCGGAATTCCTCGGCGATTCGAATTTCCTCAGCGGTACGGTCGATAACGGCGCCGTCCGCCTCGGCGATGGCGCGGTCGTCAGGACCACGGGGACGCTGCCCGCCAATGGCTCGAAGGTCACGCTGGCCGTCCGCCCGGAAAAGATGTCGATTGCATCCGGACCGACGGATGGCAACAGCCTGACCGCTCGCATCACTACCGTCATCTATGCCGGGCCGGTGTTGTCCTATCTCCTGGAGACCCCGGATGGCCTGCCGCTCAAGCTGTTTGCGCAGAACCGCGACGGTAAGGTTTTGAGCGATGGCGACACCATTACCTTGAGTTGGTCTCCGGAACATTCGGTTCCGGTGGCGAACTGA
- a CDS encoding putative bifunctional diguanylate cyclase/phosphodiesterase, with protein MMLKLPNPLTKTQYSVERYIRSIGRHYLNAVVVMTFLIGATYLTVMIALDRHSLQQNISFLTSSQFIRFQQLANQTRALMRASADSNLPDYIIAPMVEDIRGAITEIRTMSGQLEELHHRIGQNFLEELNPRDETSEELRVELSGRLDDFLDRAARVAAASKEDRRQRYTFWGPIDFAVSSDSVLIRQFSDLIDRAHNRSDISIDNAKKIMSALLALIAGTLILASTFLFSPLLKKLRNEHRRTMDFENQLTQLAHTDPLTGLDNRSAFNSAIGNLFSGLKTKEAGFSMLVIDLDRFKNINDSFGHPAGDAVLRHVATALQNTFRSSDVVARLGGDEFAVLLPGIVDAASLAMVANRAIEAIAVEVLFEGHTFQISASIGGALVPIHATDEPSLIRIADLALYAAKSARSTVVIFDEASLALRLEANQLSAALVVAADRNEFIVHYQPKVSLLTGEHLGFEALVRWRHPELGILAPGRFLPLMEGSHLIRGMTRAVVAIVSHDLRAWKDAGLIPGPIAINLPEALLVGEEGYEMLAGAIRENGLDWRDFAVEVTEDVFINRSADQILGTVTRFREHGLSISLDDFGTGFASLVHLRDFPFDELKIDRSFVANIGTDIRSEQIIRAMVDLSRNLGKRCVAEGIETDIQRRFLLSAGCEIGQGYLFAKPQPAARAGAHLPKRFTGSKKSVAARSDIGRTTGWLTGSQPLNPSETVG; from the coding sequence ATGATGCTGAAACTGCCAAACCCGCTGACCAAAACGCAATATTCAGTCGAAAGATATATCAGATCCATAGGGCGACACTATCTCAACGCCGTCGTGGTTATGACATTTCTCATAGGGGCCACATATCTAACGGTCATGATCGCCCTTGATCGTCATTCCCTGCAGCAGAACATCAGCTTTCTCACCAGTAGTCAGTTTATCCGGTTTCAGCAGCTCGCCAATCAGACGCGGGCACTGATGCGGGCCTCGGCAGATTCCAATTTGCCGGATTACATCATCGCGCCGATGGTCGAGGACATCCGCGGGGCCATTACTGAAATTCGAACCATGAGCGGCCAGCTAGAGGAATTGCACCATAGGATCGGGCAGAATTTCCTCGAGGAGCTCAATCCTCGCGACGAGACCTCAGAGGAGTTGCGTGTTGAGCTTAGTGGGCGACTTGACGACTTTCTTGATCGTGCCGCCCGGGTGGCCGCAGCTTCGAAAGAAGATCGTCGGCAACGCTATACCTTCTGGGGTCCAATCGACTTTGCCGTTTCGTCGGACAGCGTCCTGATCCGCCAATTCAGCGACCTTATTGACCGCGCTCACAACCGCAGCGACATCAGCATTGATAACGCCAAGAAGATCATGTCCGCCCTTCTCGCATTGATAGCCGGAACGCTAATCCTGGCGAGCACATTTCTCTTCAGTCCACTGTTGAAGAAATTGCGCAACGAACACCGTCGGACGATGGATTTCGAGAACCAATTGACGCAACTTGCGCATACCGACCCCCTCACCGGGCTCGACAATCGATCAGCATTTAATAGCGCTATCGGTAATTTGTTCAGTGGTTTGAAGACGAAAGAAGCTGGGTTTTCCATGCTCGTTATAGACCTTGATCGCTTCAAAAACATCAACGACAGCTTTGGACATCCTGCCGGGGACGCAGTGTTGCGCCATGTCGCAACCGCACTCCAGAACACCTTCCGTTCGAGCGATGTTGTCGCGCGTCTCGGCGGCGACGAGTTCGCCGTGCTTCTGCCCGGGATTGTCGATGCAGCATCGCTCGCGATGGTCGCCAATCGCGCTATCGAAGCGATTGCAGTGGAGGTTCTGTTCGAGGGGCACACCTTTCAGATATCGGCCAGCATCGGCGGCGCTCTTGTACCAATTCATGCGACGGACGAGCCAAGCCTTATTCGCATCGCCGACCTTGCACTCTACGCAGCGAAGAGCGCACGCAGCACCGTTGTCATCTTCGACGAAGCATCGCTTGCGCTGCGGCTGGAGGCGAACCAACTATCCGCTGCTTTGGTTGTCGCGGCGGATCGCAACGAATTCATTGTGCACTACCAGCCGAAGGTCAGCCTGTTGACCGGTGAGCATCTCGGCTTCGAGGCACTTGTGCGCTGGCGTCACCCCGAACTCGGCATACTTGCCCCGGGCCGTTTCCTGCCGCTGATGGAAGGATCGCATCTCATTCGTGGCATGACCCGCGCGGTGGTAGCGATCGTCAGTCATGATCTCAGGGCATGGAAAGACGCGGGGCTTATACCCGGGCCGATCGCCATCAACCTGCCCGAGGCCTTGCTGGTCGGCGAGGAAGGTTACGAGATGCTCGCGGGTGCAATTCGCGAGAACGGGCTCGATTGGCGCGACTTCGCGGTGGAGGTGACCGAGGACGTCTTTATCAATCGCAGCGCCGACCAGATCCTCGGGACGGTGACGCGCTTCCGCGAACACGGCCTGTCGATCTCGCTCGACGACTTTGGGACCGGATTTGCCTCATTGGTGCATCTGCGAGATTTTCCCTTTGACGAACTGAAGATCGATCGCAGCTTCGTCGCCAACATCGGTACCGACATCCGGTCCGAGCAGATCATTCGCGCCATGGTCGATCTATCCCGTAACCTTGGCAAGCGCTGTGTCGCCGAAGGCATCGAAACCGACATTCAGCGGCGCTTTCTCTTAAGCGCCGGCTGCGAGATCGGCCAGGGCTATCTATTCGCCAAGCCGCAGCCTGCTGCCAGAGCAGGCGCGCACCTACCGAAGAGGTTCACCGGTTCTAAAAAGAGTGTTGCGGCGAGGTCAGATATCGGCCGCACCACCGGATGGTTGACGGGAAGCCAACCACTCAATCCCTCAGAAACAGTGGGTTGA